Proteins encoded within one genomic window of Candidatus Thiopontia autotrophica:
- the gatC gene encoding Asp-tRNA(Asn)/Glu-tRNA(Gln) amidotransferase subunit GatC: MSLEKSDVEKIAHLARLAIKEDAVPGYAEDLSGILSLVDEMNAVDTEGVEPLAHPHDANQRLREDVVTEQNQREHLQQNAPQTDAGLFLVPKVIE; encoded by the coding sequence ATGTCACTTGAAAAATCAGATGTAGAGAAGATTGCCCATTTGGCCCGGTTGGCCATCAAAGAGGATGCAGTCCCCGGTTATGCAGAGGATCTTTCCGGGATTCTCTCGCTAGTTGATGAGATGAATGCAGTGGATACCGAGGGTGTGGAGCCATTGGCGCACCCTCATGATGCAAATCAGCGTCTGCGTGAAGATGTTGTCACTGAACAAAACCAGCGGGAACATCTGCAACAAAATGCTCCTCAAACGGATGCAGGCCTCTTTCTGGTACCGAAGGTGATTGAGTAG
- the gatB gene encoding Asp-tRNA(Asn)/Glu-tRNA(Gln) amidotransferase subunit GatB, producing MEWEMVIGLEIHAQLATKTKIFSAASTAFGAEPNTQACAVDLGLPGVLPVLNREAVHMATKFGLAIDAEVAHKSVFARKNYFYPDLPKGYQISQMDLPIVGVGEIEIDLEDGSTKMVGVTRAHLEEDAGKSLHEDYHGMTGIDLNRAGTPLLEIVSEPDIRSAAEAIAYAKKIHSLVQYLEICDGNMQEGSFRMDVNISLRPKGQEEYGTRAEIKNLNSFRFMEKAIAYEFDRQMDILEDGGKVVQETRLYDVDKGETRSMRSKEEANDYRYFPDPDLLPCVLDDEYIESIRKELPELPNEKKHRFITHLGLSAYDAGMLTSSRDTAAYFEAVAEAAGGENKLAANWGMGELSAALNKDGISLADSPVSANMLGGMIRRISDNTISGKIAKQVFEAMWGGEGDADTVIEKRGLKQITDSGAIEAMIDEVIAANPAQAEQFRAGKEQLLGFFVGQVMKASKGQANPGQVNQILREKLK from the coding sequence ATGGAATGGGAAATGGTGATCGGGTTGGAGATTCATGCCCAACTCGCAACAAAGACAAAGATCTTCTCTGCAGCCTCTACCGCGTTTGGCGCAGAACCCAATACTCAGGCCTGTGCCGTTGATCTGGGGCTACCAGGGGTGTTGCCGGTACTGAACCGGGAGGCGGTCCATATGGCGACCAAGTTTGGGCTGGCGATTGACGCCGAGGTAGCACACAAGTCAGTCTTTGCCCGCAAAAACTACTTCTATCCTGATCTTCCCAAGGGGTACCAGATCAGTCAGATGGATCTGCCGATTGTTGGAGTGGGTGAGATCGAGATTGACCTCGAGGACGGTTCCACCAAGATGGTTGGGGTGACCCGTGCCCATCTGGAGGAGGATGCAGGAAAGTCACTCCATGAGGACTACCATGGAATGACCGGAATTGATCTCAACCGCGCAGGCACTCCACTGCTGGAGATTGTCTCCGAGCCGGATATCCGTTCTGCGGCAGAGGCTATTGCCTACGCCAAGAAGATTCACTCCCTGGTGCAGTACCTGGAGATCTGTGATGGTAATATGCAGGAGGGATCTTTCCGCATGGATGTCAATATCTCGCTGCGTCCTAAGGGTCAGGAGGAGTATGGCACCCGTGCCGAGATCAAGAATCTCAACTCCTTCCGTTTTATGGAGAAGGCGATCGCCTATGAATTTGATCGTCAGATGGATATCCTGGAGGATGGAGGCAAGGTAGTTCAGGAGACCCGCCTCTACGATGTGGACAAGGGGGAGACCCGCTCCATGCGTTCCAAGGAGGAGGCAAATGATTACCGCTACTTCCCTGATCCGGACCTCCTGCCATGTGTACTGGATGATGAGTATATCGAGTCAATCCGCAAGGAGCTGCCTGAGCTTCCCAATGAGAAGAAGCACCGCTTTATCACCCATCTTGGGCTGAGTGCCTATGATGCCGGTATGCTCACCAGTAGCAGGGATACGGCCGCCTATTTTGAGGCGGTGGCAGAGGCAGCCGGTGGTGAAAACAAGCTGGCGGCCAACTGGGGGATGGGGGAGCTCTCAGCTGCCCTCAACAAGGACGGTATCTCTCTTGCCGATTCTCCAGTATCCGCCAATATGCTTGGCGGTATGATCAGACGCATCTCTGACAACACCATCTCCGGCAAGATCGCCAAACAGGTATTTGAGGCAATGTGGGGTGGCGAGGGTGATGCCGATACAGTTATTGAGAAGAGGGGGCTGAAGCAGATTACCGACAGTGGCGCAATCGAGGCAATGATTGATGAGGTGATTGCAGCCAATCCTGCGCAGGCAGAACAGTTCAGGGCGGGCAAAGAACAGCTGCTTGGATTCTTTGTTGGACAGGTGATGAAGGCCTCAAAAGGGCAGGCCAATCCTGGTCAGGTCAATCAGATACTGCGAGAGAAGTTGAAATAA
- a CDS encoding TolC family outer membrane protein: MKMSNSVLSFKLSAICIGLSLAVTPVQAELLSEILPGLMETDDEISQVEAELEGAQHEIRIKQAGWYPTVDVTLSKGYEDQQKPADDDTMFNRREHKIEVKQLVTDFGATAAGISKAQLQYEKKANDLQAKRQTITITALKAYLNLMKDTDKLAYAKQSEGNIKKQTGMEEARVARGSGYSTDVLQSKSKLAGAYAKTARAEGSLVKARNEYRAVFGVEPGDVKSFRKPEMPTEFLPKTLEEALDMAYRKNTSLRGSNYDVEIARKDIKTAKTKFYPTIKANVDKKFKKDDGGTAGKKNEFKAHFELKMPLYAGGKDLYGLRKSDTDLSAKMEKLDKSMRDVEEKVRNAWQDLITDKTNAGFLRNSANISGEFLTLARKERKLGTRSLIDVLSEENSYITALDSAVSAETDLIISAFELLQEIGTLEVAMVQDENSAASAAPAVAQIPETSALLKTAATVAAKHIASQPEKSGEIDERQQAINEVQEDAEVIADSLNAVIRKMEGARGISQSPDVNTVEQAAKQSPEIVEVVIVPTEIREMAISPQGEMTYVPPTREEQKTELDSMMGKYAPQFAKNKEVVIVPAETREMAISPQGEMTYVPPTREEQKTELDSMMGKYAPQFTKNKIVQKTTKVALSKDELSWDTAYKKMEEAGWITVNR, from the coding sequence ATGAAAATGAGTAACTCAGTTCTATCATTCAAACTATCTGCAATCTGCATAGGGCTCTCCCTTGCTGTCACTCCGGTGCAGGCCGAGTTGTTGAGCGAGATTTTGCCCGGACTCATGGAGACCGATGATGAGATTAGTCAAGTAGAGGCAGAGCTGGAAGGTGCCCAGCATGAGATCAGAATCAAACAGGCTGGTTGGTATCCGACAGTAGATGTGACTCTCTCCAAGGGCTATGAAGACCAACAGAAACCAGCTGATGACGATACCATGTTCAATCGTCGTGAACACAAGATTGAGGTTAAGCAGCTGGTTACAGATTTTGGTGCTACTGCTGCAGGAATCAGCAAGGCGCAGCTACAGTATGAGAAGAAGGCTAATGATCTACAAGCAAAGAGGCAGACCATTACCATTACTGCTCTCAAGGCATACCTTAATCTGATGAAGGACACAGACAAGCTGGCATATGCAAAGCAATCCGAGGGGAACATAAAGAAACAGACAGGGATGGAGGAGGCTCGTGTCGCCCGTGGTTCAGGCTACTCAACTGACGTATTACAGAGTAAGTCCAAGCTTGCCGGGGCATATGCGAAGACAGCCAGGGCAGAGGGATCGCTGGTGAAGGCCAGAAATGAGTATCGCGCGGTCTTTGGTGTAGAGCCAGGAGATGTAAAGAGCTTCCGCAAGCCTGAGATGCCTACCGAGTTTTTGCCAAAAACCCTGGAGGAGGCGCTGGATATGGCCTACAGAAAAAATACATCCCTGCGTGGGTCCAACTATGATGTTGAGATCGCACGTAAGGATATAAAGACTGCAAAGACGAAATTCTATCCCACCATCAAGGCTAATGTAGACAAAAAGTTCAAAAAGGATGATGGAGGAACGGCCGGTAAGAAAAATGAGTTCAAAGCGCACTTTGAGCTCAAGATGCCGCTCTATGCCGGAGGCAAGGACCTCTACGGATTGCGCAAATCAGATACTGATCTAAGCGCAAAGATGGAAAAGCTGGATAAGTCGATGCGTGATGTTGAGGAGAAGGTACGTAACGCTTGGCAAGATCTTATAACCGACAAGACCAATGCAGGGTTCCTGAGGAATTCTGCAAACATCTCTGGTGAGTTCCTGACTTTGGCGCGCAAAGAGCGCAAATTGGGGACACGCTCACTGATTGATGTGCTAAGTGAGGAGAATAGTTACATCACTGCGCTGGATTCAGCAGTCAGTGCAGAGACCGATCTGATCATCTCTGCCTTTGAGTTACTCCAGGAGATTGGGACCCTGGAGGTTGCCATGGTACAGGATGAGAATTCAGCTGCCTCAGCGGCCCCAGCCGTTGCCCAGATCCCGGAAACATCTGCGCTGCTTAAAACAGCCGCTACGGTTGCGGCAAAACATATCGCATCACAACCAGAAAAATCGGGTGAGATCGATGAGAGACAACAAGCTATTAATGAAGTTCAAGAGGACGCTGAGGTTATTGCAGACAGCTTGAACGCGGTAATTCGAAAAATGGAGGGAGCGCGTGGAATTAGCCAATCTCCAGATGTGAACACAGTGGAACAGGCCGCTAAGCAGTCTCCAGAAATTGTTGAAGTTGTGATAGTGCCTACAGAGATCAGAGAAATGGCGATATCTCCGCAAGGAGAGATGACATATGTTCCGCCAACCAGAGAGGAACAAAAGACTGAACTCGACAGCATGATGGGAAAATATGCGCCGCAGTTTGCAAAAAATAAAGAAGTTGTGATAGTGCCTGCAGAGACCAGAGAAATGGCGATATCTCCGCAAGGAGAGATGACATATGTTCCGCCAACCAGAGAGGAACAAAAGACTGAACTCGACAGCATGATGGGAAAATATGCGCCGCAGTTTACAAAAAATAAAATTGTGCAAAAGACAACAAAGGTTGCATTGAGCAAAGACGAACTCTCTTGGGATACGGCCTACAAAAAAATGGAAGAGGCTGGCTGGATAACAGTAAACAGATAG
- a CDS encoding DUF1015 domain-containing protein, giving the protein MMLVTPIRGLRPAPERAEEVVAPPYDVLNTAEARVRAEGRPNSFLHISKPEIDLPEGTDPYDPAVYAKGAENLQRLVDDGVLIREEKPCYYIYRLRWEDHVQTGLVFGASVAAYDINRVRKHEFTRPVKEDDRVRQITALNAETGPVLLTYRADDAVKAIIDEKASEAPIYDLVADDGIGHTLWVLDDDEKIEQLNRIFDATEALYIADGHHRSASASRVAKESSNESAQYFLTVAFAHDEMKILDYNRVIRDLNNHSVDELLAMVAASFDLEMSADEVRPEKPTQFGMYLNGQWYRLDIHPELVPSDDPVASLDVSLLQNNLIEPLLGISDPRRDDRIDFVGGMRGLGELEKRVDSGEMAVAFSLYPTTMEALMDVADANEVMPPKSTWFEPKLADGLVSHVLD; this is encoded by the coding sequence ATTATGTTAGTTACACCAATCAGAGGTCTTCGTCCTGCCCCAGAGCGAGCAGAAGAGGTGGTGGCACCACCTTACGATGTGCTCAATACTGCTGAGGCGCGAGTCCGTGCAGAGGGACGTCCCAACAGTTTTCTCCATATATCCAAGCCGGAGATTGATCTGCCGGAGGGGACGGACCCCTATGACCCTGCTGTATATGCAAAAGGGGCAGAGAATCTGCAGCGACTGGTTGATGATGGGGTGCTGATTCGTGAAGAGAAGCCTTGCTACTACATCTATCGTCTGAGGTGGGAAGACCATGTGCAGACCGGATTGGTATTCGGGGCCTCGGTGGCGGCCTATGATATTAACCGTGTGCGCAAGCATGAGTTTACCCGCCCGGTAAAAGAGGATGATCGGGTGCGCCAGATCACGGCACTCAACGCAGAGACCGGCCCGGTGCTGCTTACATATAGGGCAGATGATGCGGTCAAGGCCATTATTGATGAGAAAGCATCTGAGGCACCAATCTATGACCTGGTTGCTGATGATGGGATTGGCCACACCCTCTGGGTGCTGGATGATGACGAGAAGATTGAGCAGTTGAATCGGATCTTTGATGCCACCGAGGCACTCTATATTGCGGATGGACACCACCGTTCTGCCTCTGCCTCCCGTGTCGCCAAGGAGAGCAGTAACGAGAGTGCGCAGTATTTCCTAACGGTTGCCTTTGCCCATGATGAGATGAAAATTCTTGATTACAATCGGGTGATTCGTGATCTCAACAACCATTCAGTGGATGAGTTGCTGGCAATGGTTGCCGCCTCTTTTGATCTGGAGATGAGTGCTGATGAGGTGCGTCCAGAGAAACCCACCCAGTTTGGAATGTATCTCAACGGTCAGTGGTACCGGCTTGATATCCACCCTGAACTGGTTCCATCTGATGATCCGGTAGCCTCACTTGATGTCAGCCTGCTACAGAATAATCTGATTGAGCCGCTACTGGGGATCAGTGATCCACGCAGGGATGATCGAATTGATTTTGTGGGGGGAATGCGTGGATTGGGAGAGCTGGAGAAGCGGGTTGACTCAGGGGAGATGGCAGTTGCCTTCAGCCTCTACCCAACCACCATGGAGGCCCTTATGGATGTGGCCGATGCCAATGAGGTGATGCCACCCAAATCCACCTGGTTTGAGCCCAAGCTAGCGGATGGGCTGGTTTCACACGTACTGGATTAG
- a CDS encoding RDD family protein codes for MGLSRRLFAMFYDSLLLLALLLIATAVGTIFTDGEATDPGNPLMTTWLFFVSFFYFAWPWLNTGQTLGMKTWRIRLERIDEKPLTLWHILLRFLSAIPSIGLGGVGLWWMLFNKDKLALHDIFSETRMVDIKQLKQ; via the coding sequence GTGGGACTATCACGCCGCCTCTTTGCAATGTTTTATGACAGCCTGTTACTGCTGGCACTACTGCTGATTGCAACAGCTGTTGGAACTATCTTTACCGATGGTGAGGCCACTGACCCAGGTAACCCACTGATGACTACCTGGCTCTTCTTTGTCTCATTCTTCTACTTTGCCTGGCCCTGGCTCAATACTGGACAGACCCTAGGGATGAAGACCTGGCGTATTCGCCTAGAGCGGATTGACGAAAAACCACTCACCCTGTGGCACATATTGTTACGTTTTTTGAGCGCAATCCCATCCATAGGCCTGGGTGGAGTCGGGCTCTGGTGGATGCTGTTCAACAAGGATAAATTGGCGCTCCACGACATCTTCTCGGAGACCAGGATGGTGGATATAAAACAGCTAAAACAGTGA
- the ilvD gene encoding dihydroxy-acid dehydratase, whose amino-acid sequence MPEYRSRTTTHGRNMAGARSLWRATGMTNEDFDKPIIAIANSFTQFVPGHVHLKDMGQLVAREIEKAGGVAKEFNTIAVDDGIAMGHSGMLYSLPSREIIADSVEYMVNAHCADALVCISNCDKITPGMLNASLRLNIPVIFVSGGPMESGKAVIQGKEVHLDLIDPMIAAGDEKVSDKDVMEMERSACPTCGSCSGMFTANSMNCLTEALGLSLPGNGSLLATHADRRELFLEAGRTIVGLAKRYYEGDDESVLPRSIATFRSFENAMALDIAMGGSTNTVLHLLAAAEEAGVNFTMEDMDRMSRKVPHLCKVAPSTPDYHMEDVHRAGGVMAILGELERQGLVHPLQGTVHSKTIGDALNQWDILHTRDPAVEEFYRAAPGNVPTQTAFSQEKRYDELDRDRANGCIRDGAHAFSQDGGLAVLYGNIAEDGCIVKTAGVDESILDFSGPARIFESQDSAVDAILNDQIKAGDVVLIRYEGPRGGPGMQEMLYPTSYLKSKGLGKECALITDGRFSGGTSGLSIGHASPEAAEGGAIGLVEEGDIIEISIPNRTIRVVVDDEVLEQRRSVMEQKGADSWKPIDRDRKVSAALRAYAAMTTSAARGAVRDVDQLG is encoded by the coding sequence ATGCCCGAATATCGATCCAGAACCACAACTCACGGCAGAAATATGGCTGGAGCCCGCTCCCTATGGCGTGCCACCGGCATGACCAATGAGGATTTCGATAAACCGATTATCGCCATTGCCAACTCCTTCACCCAGTTTGTCCCCGGACATGTCCATCTCAAGGATATGGGTCAGTTAGTGGCCCGAGAGATCGAGAAGGCCGGTGGCGTAGCCAAGGAGTTCAACACCATTGCGGTGGATGATGGTATTGCAATGGGCCACAGCGGGATGCTCTACAGCCTGCCGTCACGCGAGATCATTGCTGACTCGGTTGAGTATATGGTTAATGCTCATTGCGCCGATGCACTGGTCTGTATCTCCAACTGTGACAAGATCACCCCGGGAATGCTGAATGCATCACTGCGACTAAATATTCCGGTGATATTTGTCTCCGGCGGCCCTATGGAGTCTGGCAAAGCAGTGATACAGGGAAAAGAGGTTCACCTCGACCTGATCGATCCAATGATTGCAGCAGGAGATGAGAAGGTCTCCGATAAGGATGTAATGGAGATGGAGCGCTCCGCATGCCCTACCTGTGGTTCCTGTTCAGGGATGTTTACCGCCAACTCCATGAACTGCCTCACTGAGGCGTTGGGGCTCTCACTGCCTGGAAATGGTTCACTGCTGGCGACTCATGCAGATCGTAGAGAGCTGTTCCTTGAGGCTGGCAGAACAATTGTTGGTCTGGCCAAGCGCTATTACGAAGGAGACGATGAATCAGTGCTGCCGCGCTCCATCGCCACCTTCCGCTCTTTTGAGAATGCGATGGCGCTTGATATTGCGATGGGGGGCTCCACCAATACAGTGCTCCATCTATTGGCAGCAGCGGAGGAGGCGGGTGTTAATTTTACTATGGAGGATATGGATCGGATGTCACGCAAGGTTCCGCATCTCTGCAAGGTGGCACCATCGACCCCCGACTACCATATGGAGGATGTCCACCGTGCCGGTGGGGTGATGGCTATTCTTGGAGAGCTGGAGCGACAGGGGCTAGTCCATCCGCTGCAGGGGACAGTCCATAGCAAGACCATTGGGGATGCGCTAAACCAGTGGGATATTCTCCATACTAGAGATCCGGCAGTGGAGGAGTTCTACCGTGCCGCCCCTGGTAACGTTCCCACCCAGACCGCATTCAGTCAGGAGAAGAGGTATGACGAGCTAGATCGAGATCGTGCCAACGGCTGTATTCGTGATGGTGCCCACGCCTTCAGTCAGGATGGTGGCCTAGCTGTTCTCTACGGCAATATTGCCGAGGATGGCTGTATTGTGAAGACCGCGGGTGTGGATGAGTCCATTCTCGATTTTAGTGGTCCTGCTAGAATCTTCGAAAGTCAGGATAGTGCAGTAGATGCCATTCTGAATGACCAGATCAAGGCTGGTGATGTAGTACTCATCCGCTACGAGGGGCCACGAGGAGGCCCCGGGATGCAGGAGATGCTCTACCCAACCAGCTATCTGAAATCGAAGGGGTTGGGGAAAGAGTGTGCGCTGATTACCGATGGTCGCTTCTCGGGCGGCACCTCCGGTCTCTCAATCGGTCACGCCTCACCGGAGGCGGCAGAGGGTGGTGCAATTGGTCTGGTAGAGGAGGGAGATATAATCGAGATCAGTATCCCCAACCGTACAATACGGGTGGTGGTTGATGATGAGGTACTAGAGCAGCGCCGTTCCGTAATGGAGCAGAAGGGGGCTGATAGCTGGAAACCGATCGATCGGGACCGCAAGGTATCGGCAGCACTGCGTGCCTATGCGGCAATGACAACCAGCGCAGCCAGAGGGGCGGTGCGGGATGTGGATCAGCTAGGGTAG
- the gatA gene encoding Asp-tRNA(Asn)/Glu-tRNA(Gln) amidotransferase subunit GatA, producing MKNKTLSELSRLLRDKEASSVELAEYYLERIERVGPELNSFISVTRDEALSQAAEADRLIAAGQAGPLTGLPIAHKDIFCTEGIRTSCGSKMLDNFIAPYDATVVEQMQQAGFVMLGKTNMDEFAMGSSNENSYYGPVSNPWNRDTVPGGSSGGSAAAVAARLVPAATGTDTGGSIRQPAALCGITGLKPTYGRVSRWGMIAFASSLDQGGPMTRSAEDAALMLNAMAGFDPKDSTSMDREVPDYTAPLNDSLEGVRIGLPKEYFSEGLDGGIGKAVEEAIEEYRKMGAEIVEIELPNSGLAVPTYYVLAPAECSSNLSRYDGVRYGYRCEDPKDLEDLYKRSRGEGFGSEVQRRIMIGAYVLSAGYYDAYYLKAQRLRRLISEDFHNAFEKVDVIMGPVTPTTAFRQGEKSDDPVTMYLSDIYTIAVNLAGLPGMSIPAGFSNDMPVGLQLIGNHFSESKLLNLAHRYQQVTDWHREMPEGIE from the coding sequence ATGAAAAACAAAACATTATCTGAGCTATCCCGGCTATTACGGGATAAAGAGGCATCCAGCGTAGAGCTCGCCGAATACTATCTGGAGAGGATTGAGAGAGTTGGCCCGGAACTGAACAGCTTCATTTCAGTAACCCGTGATGAGGCCCTGAGTCAGGCTGCTGAGGCTGATCGTCTGATTGCAGCAGGTCAGGCAGGCCCATTGACCGGATTGCCGATTGCTCACAAGGATATCTTCTGCACGGAGGGGATCCGAACCTCTTGTGGATCAAAAATGCTGGATAACTTTATTGCCCCCTATGATGCAACTGTGGTTGAGCAGATGCAGCAGGCAGGGTTTGTAATGCTGGGCAAGACCAATATGGATGAGTTTGCAATGGGGTCATCCAATGAGAATAGTTACTACGGTCCGGTCAGTAACCCATGGAATCGGGATACCGTGCCCGGCGGCTCCTCCGGTGGATCGGCAGCGGCAGTGGCTGCTCGGCTGGTACCTGCGGCTACCGGTACCGATACTGGCGGATCTATTCGTCAGCCAGCAGCATTGTGTGGAATTACCGGACTGAAACCAACCTATGGTCGGGTTTCACGATGGGGAATGATCGCCTTCGCCTCCAGCCTTGACCAGGGTGGTCCAATGACCCGGAGTGCCGAGGATGCGGCGTTGATGCTCAACGCAATGGCGGGTTTTGATCCTAAAGATTCTACTAGCATGGATCGTGAAGTACCGGATTACACGGCGCCTCTTAATGACTCCCTGGAGGGGGTTCGAATTGGGCTTCCCAAGGAGTATTTCAGTGAGGGGCTGGATGGTGGGATTGGCAAGGCTGTGGAGGAGGCGATCGAGGAGTATCGCAAGATGGGGGCAGAGATCGTAGAGATCGAGTTGCCAAACTCAGGCCTGGCAGTTCCCACCTATTATGTACTGGCACCAGCAGAGTGCTCATCCAATCTCTCTCGCTATGATGGGGTTCGTTACGGATATCGCTGTGAGGATCCAAAGGATCTGGAGGATCTCTATAAGCGCTCTCGCGGAGAGGGCTTTGGCTCTGAGGTGCAGCGTAGAATCATGATTGGTGCCTATGTGCTATCTGCCGGCTATTATGATGCTTACTACCTGAAGGCTCAGCGACTGCGCCGTCTTATCAGTGAGGATTTCCATAACGCCTTTGAGAAGGTTGATGTAATTATGGGTCCGGTAACCCCAACCACAGCCTTCCGTCAGGGTGAGAAGTCGGATGATCCAGTCACCATGTACCTCTCGGATATCTATACGATTGCAGTCAACCTTGCAGGTTTGCCGGGGATGTCAATCCCGGCAGGATTTAGTAATGACATGCCGGTTGGTCTGCAGTTGATTGGTAACCACTTCAGCGAATCGAAATTGCTAAATCTCGCACATCGGTATCAGCAGGTGACGGACTGGCATAGAGAGATGCCAGAGGGGATTGAATAA